In the genome of Arthrobacter sp. PAMC25284, the window GTGAAGCCGCCCGGCTCCACATCCAACGTCCAGCAGAGGGCCAGGGCGTTGCGCTAGCCAATCACAGATGCGGAGTTCGCCGGCAGTGGCAGCATGGGTTAGGTAATCGCGGGCCGTCGCGGGCGAATCATAGAACGCGTGATTAGTCATGCTGCTCCCTCTGGCGACTGTTGAAGCTGATGCGCGAATTCCGCGACAAACTCCTTGCGGCGCTTCTCGATCAAGGCTAAGTTCCTGGGGCCGACACTGTAGAAAGGTAAGTCGGGCCATCGGTCGGTGATGAGTACGTGCACCCCGAGCGCGGCACCGCCAGCCCTTTGCAACGCTCTCGCCAAATGCGCGCTTTCCAAGTCCGCAACGGTCGAGTGACGACGCAATCTATCTGCTGATTCGTAAGTGAAGAGTATGTGAGGCACAGTAACTACACTGTGGACGGCACTACCAGCTAGCGGCATATCGACGTCGTGCCCTACGAGTCTTGCCCGGCCGGGCCGAACAATATCCCCAACGAGCATCGACTCGGTAAGTGACCCTGCATAGCCAAGGAGGTCAATTCGCGGGCTTTTACCCAAGGTGCTGCATAAATCAGCGGCTGCCCCTCCTTGCGGTATCTGGATGACGTATATGTTCTCTCGTCTAATCTGAGGCCACCAACCGGAGCGCTCCACATCCTGCCATCCATGCTGACGGAAGCCCTTGAAGATACCGCCAATTGGCGTCAAAACTACCGTTGCATCAGTAGGCAAGGGACCGGCGATAGTTCTTCTAACGGCCTCGGCAGAGGCTGCGTTCATGAGGCGCGAGCCCTCTCTGTAGCGGCGGGTATGATGCAGCTAGCTTCCACCTGCTCACGCAGCAGCTCTAACTCGACAGAACGGCGTGCCACAATGTCGAGCAGCGAGTCCTCCGTGATATTGCCCAGCCTAAACATGGATGGCTGAATCTTGTACAGCCAAGAGCAGGGACTAACGTCGCCGTTTGGTTCGATGTGGAGAAGTCGATCCTGCGCGGGGCACCCTTGGCGGCCGTTAGTTCCATTGCCCGTCATGTTGTCTTTAACGTTTATTGATTTGCCATAGACCGTCCGAAGGCGACCCACTTCCTCATCGAATTCGCCGGCTCGCTCCGGGCTAAACATGAGTTCGGGATGAGCTATTGCTCGCCCCACCGGTACTACCGAGTGAAAGGACACGTCCTCAACGCCAGCAATGACGAGTTTCTGAACTAGGACCTCCAAGGAGTCAATGGTCAGGGGCGTGACGGTTGAACTGACGCCTACACGAAGACCGGCGGCAACGGCCCTCTCGATACCTCCAAGCGTTCGACTGAATGCCCCTTCCTTCCGCCGAATCACATCATGGTGCGCTGCCGCCCCTCCGTCTAGGCTCACGCTAA includes:
- a CDS encoding radical SAM protein is translated as MRRTARQLAPAGVTKVQFSGGEPLLMRGFHDVVAEIDTAKVRVHIATNGYPLQQPTVERLAEARVHKLSVSLDGGAAAHHDVIRRKEGAFSRTLGGIERAVAAGLRVGVSSTVTPLTIDSLEVLVQKLVIAGVEDVSFHSVVPVGRAIAHPELMFSPERAGEFDEEVGRLRTVYGKSINVKDNMTGNGTNGRQGCPAQDRLLHIEPNGDVSPCSWLYKIQPSMFRLGNITEDSLLDIVARRSVELELLREQVEASCIIPAATERARAS